CATGAGTTTGCCGCTCTTGCCGTAATCGGCTGCCTCACCCTTTCCCTTTCTGTGGCGCGCTTCCGCAAGTTTGTCTCATAGGGGCAGCCTAGATTATTTTCCCTTGTAGCGGGGTAATGTCGCTGCAAAATGATCCCTCAGGTCGATGGTTTTGCAGTCACCAGGCCTGTATTTCCCCATTAAACTTTCGAAGAGCTTGCTCTCGCCTGCGGAATTGAAATATGAAGTCAGGAGAGCGAAGTCGAGTTCCGCTGATTCCATCAGATCTTCGATCAGGGATAATAACTGGGAACGAAGGGATTTATCCCGTTGAATCACTTTAAGGTACACCAGGACCAGATCTTCCCGGGTGAGCTGCCTGATCGAGAATTTCCCGAGCGGCTTGTCAACCGCCCTGTTGAGCGCATCAAGAAGTGCCGGTTCGTCGGCCTGCAGAAATCCGAGCAGGTTATCTTTGTCCGGCGGAGAAAACTGCACAAAACCGTTAAAAAGTTCGTGCTCAGAGAAATCATCAGAGCGGAGTATCTTGCGGATTTCATCGAAACCCGGCTCATCCACTAAAAAATCAGCGAATCCGACTAATTTGCGCACTGAGTTTGCTGAACCTTTAGCACCGATCAGGGCATACCTGATCCGGAAGTCGGTAAACAGGCCATAGATAAAGGACATCAAACGGCGGTTATGCATCAGATAATTTTAGCTGATCAGCTGTGATTCCGCCAGGAAATTTCCTCAGGACTTTGAAATTTGCTCAAAGCTTTCTTGATAATTCACGACCTAGACAGTATAATATTGAAAAACATTTCCAGACTGATATGAAAATCGATAAGTATCTTGTAAATGATGTTAATGTAATCAAAATCCAGTCTCAGATTGAATATCATGAATCCGAGGAATTGAGAAATTTTCTCTCTGAACTGAAAAATGCTGAAGGCAGCAAAGTGGTTTTCAATCTGAGCGGATTGAAATACTCCAACAGCACTATCCTGGGAATTTTCTTTTATTACAGCAAGGAGATCATGTCGCAGAAAGGGATGGTCTGCTTCTGCTGTCTGAATCCGTTTGTAATGTCGATTTTCAAAGCCACCCAGCTCGACCGGGTGGTAAAAATTTTTTCCACTGAATCCGAAGCTTTGAATGCTATGACTTGAACTGATGGCGGGAGTGGAATTGATTCCGAATTTTAAAAATAAAATCCATGAAAAATCCCTTTTTTCTCCACAGGATTTTCTCAGTTACAGCCGGAAAAGAGACCGGCTGGTCCAGCCGGAGATTCCATCCTGCGCCATCATCTGTTTTCAGAAGAGCCTGTTGAACTATCTGATCGAAAAGTATGAAACAGTTCAGGTTCCTTGTATAGAGGAGAATTTTCGGATACTGTCCAGGGAAGGCTGCAAGATCGGTCTCACCGGCTGTTTTGGAATCGGAGCCCCAAGCTCTGCTGCGGTTTTAGAAGAGCTGATAGCCCTGGGAGTCAAAAAAATCGTTTCCATCGGCACTGCCGGATCACTGCAGGAAGACCTCAGGCCCGGAGGTCTGGTGGTCTGCGAGCGTGCCATCAGGGATGAAGGCACATCATATCATTATCTCAAGCCAGCCAGGTACGCCAGGGCTTCTGCTGCACTGGTGCGGCAATTGAAAAATACCCTGAATCAGATGAAAGTAAGATATCAGGCTGGAGCATCCTGGACGATTGATGCGCCATACAGGGAAACAGCCGCTGAAGTAAAAAAATATCGGGATGAGGGGATTCTGACTGTGGAAATGGAAGCTTCAGCCCTGTTTGCTGTGGCTGAATTCCGGGGAGTGGAGCTGGCCGCGATGTTTACAGTGAGTGACTGCCTTACTTCGGAAAACTGGGTCCCGAAATTCCATCTGAAAACCGCTAAAAAAGGACTGGAAACACTGTTCGAAGTTGCAGCGAATGCCCTTACGGAATAAATAACACATGATTACCGGAGAATGAAATGAAGTACCTGGAAATGTTAAAACAAGCGATTGCTAAACCTGAAGAAGCTGATTACTCCAAGCTCCGTGAATCGTATGCTGAATGGGAAAGTTACTGCCCGTATTCAAGGGATGAAGTGCATGGCGAGGGGTTAAACAGAGCGCTGGATGCCCTTGACTGGAAAACTGCGCTGGCAGACGTGAATTTTCTGATCCGGGAAAATTACCTGGATATTGAAGCCCATTCTGCTGCTGAAATAATTTACCGGGCGATGGGTGAACTGGAAAAATCCGATTTCCACGGGAAATTTTCCAGGGGCATGATCGACTCCATTTTAAAATCCGGTGACGGGTCGAACTTTTCCTGCGCTTACCTCGTGATCGATGTCCGCGAAGAATATGTGATCATGAAGTATCTCGGGCTTGAACCCCTGAGCCAGGATCTGGTGATGGACGAGAGCAACCACCAGTTCGATGTTTTTGAGGTTAGAAATCTTGAAACCAGGGAAAAGTCCAGGCTTTACTTCAATGTGGACAGGCCGAAATGCTGGCTGGATCAGAATTACATGAATCTATAGGAAATATTTATTCCTTCTTTTTATTGAGCCGCAGCCTCTGTTCATGATTCAGTGTTTTTTTGCGCATCCTGATCGCGACAGGAGTCACTTCCACCAGTTCATCGTCTTCGATGTATTCCATACACTGCTCCAGGGAGAAATCCCTTGGCGCAGGCAGTTTTTCCACGATTTCCGAGGTGGAAGACCGCATATTGGTCAGATGTTTCTCTTTGCAGATATTGACAGGCAGGTCTGTGTCCCGGCAATGCTCTCCCACGATCATGCCTTCATACACCCTGTCGCCGGGCCGGATGAAAAAAGTGCCCCTGTCCTTAAGCTGGGTGAGAGCATAGGTTGAAACACGCCCGGCTTCCATGTTCACAAGAACACCACGCCTGTTTTTCTGGAAGAGCCCGCGGAACGGTTCATATCCATAAAAAGATTGATTGAGCAAACCTGTACCCTTGGTGAGGCTCAGGTAATCATTATGAAATCCAAACAAACCCCGTGCCGGAATTTTCAGTTCGACCCTGGTGGTCACGCCGTCATTATGCAGGGTAAGCACCTCAGCTTTGCGTTTCCCCAGGTTTTCCATCACTGCACCAAGGAAAGTGTTATCTATATCCAGGACAAGTTCTTCAAACGGCTCATGGGTTCTGCCGTCGATTTCCCTGAGAATCACTTTGGGCTGTGAAATTTCCAGTTCATATCCTTCCCTGCGCATGGTTTCGATCAGGATGGAAAGCTGCAGTTCTCCGCGTCCGGACACTTTGAACGAGTCTGGAGAATCTCCGTCCTCGACACAGATTGCCACATTCCCCATCACTTCCACCTGCAGCCTTTCCCGGATTTTTCGTGAAGTCACGAACTTGCCGTCAGATCCGAAGAAAGGAGAGGAATTGGTATAGAAAAACATGGAAATTGTAGGTTCATCAACTCTGATGCGTGGAAGAGGGGAGATTTCGGGAGCCTGAGCCAGTGTGTCCCCGATCTCCAGGTCTTGAGCCCCGGCAATGGCCACAATCTCGCCGGCAGAGGTTTCCATCGCCTCGACTTGTTCGAGGCCTTCGTAACTGAGAATTTTCAGTACTTTGTAGGGTTGGATCAGATTGTCCTTCTTCAGAAGGTAAACCGGAGCATTCTGATGGATGGTTCCTGAATAAACTCTGCCGTGAGCCAGCTGGCCCACATAGGAGTTGTATGAAATGTTGGAGATCAGCATTGAAAAACCGCCGGTCCTTGAAATCACTGGTGGAGGAACATAGGAAACGATCAGGTCCAGGAGTTCGATCACATTGTCAGCGACCTTGTCCACGATCCTGGTGGCCCAGCCGTCTTTTGCAGAAGCGTAAACGATCGGAAAATCAAGTTGCTCATCAGTGGCCCCCAGTGACACGAAGAGGTCGAAAATGGCGTTTTCCACGAATCTGGGCCGGGCATGGGGACGGTCCATTTTGTTGATGACAACAATGGGGTTCAGAGCTTGTTTCAGGGCTTTCCTCAGCACGAATTTGGTCTGCGGCATGGGACCGTCCACAGCATCGACAAGCAGCAGCACACCATCCACCATATTCAGGATGCGTTCCACTTCTCCGCCGAAATCAGAATGTCCTGGAGTATCTACGATGTTGACAAGGTAATCCTTGTAATTGACAGATGCGCATTTGCTGAAAATCGTGATGCCGCGCTCGCGTTCCAGGTCGTTGCTGTCCATGATCCGCTCTGTGGGTTTGTCTTTTCTGACCTTGACAGAGCACTGGCGGAAAAGCGTGTCTACAAGCGTGGTTTTCCCATGGTCGACATGGGCGATGATTCCGATGTTCCTGATTTTTTTAGCATCTCTGGGCATTTGGTTCCCATGTAAGTAGATTTTTTTTGATATTAACCTATGGATTCCCATATTGCAAGAAAAATAGCTTCAGGTTTATCAAGAATCCCGGAATTATCAATATCGCAGTGTACTGAATGAACATTTCGGATCAATACTGAACAGGAGACAACCTTCATGGTTAACGATTTGTTACAGTGCCTGACAAATTGTAACAAATTGTAACTGGATTAAGGGTATGATTCCGGCTATTATCGTAATTGTAGAGCAGAGAACATCATACGAGGTACCCCCCTCAGTTCGAAACCTCTACAACCTGTAGTCCACTTATACTCTAGTCCTCTGACCGCCGAATGGTGGTCTTTTTTTTGTGCCTGTTAAAAAACCGAGTTACTACGAGGTTTTTGTTACAGGCACATATCCCCGAAGCGAGTGAAACGAGCGGAGTGGGATTTTCCTTTGCCATTGCAGTTCGGGCACCCGCGAGGGGTGCCCCTACAATAACTTGTGTTGAGATATAAACAAAAAAGGCAGGCCTGGCCTGCCTTTCCAAACATAGATGGAAAAACCTTATTGCCTAAGTCCCAGCGCCTTGAAGAAGAATGCGTATTCAAAGGCCACATCTTTCAGATAATCGTATCTTCCGGAAGCTCCCATATGGCCTGCGCCCATATTGGTCTTCAGGATCAGCAGATTGCTGTCTGTTTTAAGTTCCCGCAGTTTGCAGACGAATTTCGCAGGCTCCCAGTAGCCGACTCTGGGATCGTTCAGGCCGCCTGTAACCAGCATGATGGGGTAGTCTACAGCCTGGATATTGTCATAGGGAGAATAACTTTTCATGTACATGTAATCCTTGCTTTTGTTGGGATTTCCCCATTCCTCATACTCTGTGACAGTCAAAGGAATATTTGGATCCAGCATGGTGTTGATCACATCCACGAACGGGACATCGACCTCTCCAGCCTGAAAGAGATCCGGCCGCATGGTGATGACTGCGCCCATCAGCAGGCCTCCGGCGCTTCCGCCCTGAATGGCCAGCAGGTTTTTCCTGGTATAGCCTGTGTTGATCAGGTGTTCAGCGCAGGCGATGAAATCATTGAATGTGTTCAGCTTGTGATCCATTTTGCCGTTTTCATACCAGGCCCTGCCGTTTTCCTGGCCGCCGCGGATATGGGCTATGGCATAAATGAAACCGCGGTTGAGGAGACTCAGCCTGGCTGACGAGAAATATGGGTCCATGCTGATCCCGTAGGAACCGTATCCATAGAGAAGCAGCGGATTCTTGCCGTCTTTCACGATGCCTTTGCGATAGACCAGGGAAATCGGGATCCTGGTTCCATCCTTGGCTTTGGCGAAAACGCGCTCTGTCTGGTAGAGGAACGGCTTTAAGCCATTTACCTGGGTCTGTTTTTTCAATTCCATGCCGCGGGTATCCATGTCATAATCAAAAACAGACATGGGAGTGATCATGGAAGTGTAATTGAACCGCAGGGTTTTGGTCTTGTATTCAGGATTTTCAGAGGTGGTATAACTGTATACAGGTTCCGGAAACTTGACATAGTGTTCCTGATGTTTTTTCAGATCTAGCACTTTGATGGTCTGCAGCCCATGTCCCCGTTCATACACTACCAGATGATTCTCAAAAGCGTCGATGTTTTCCAGCAGGGTATCCTTGCGGCACGGGATCAGGTCTTTCCAGTACTTCAATTCAGTTGCTTTCAGCGACGTCTGCATCAGGCGGAAGTTCTCGGCTTTGTAGTTGGTACGGATCAGGAAGCGGTCGCCCTGCTGATCGACGTAATACTCCACTCCCTGTTTTCTGGGCTGGAACATTTTGAATTTTCCGGCCGGGTCATCTGAACGCAGGTAGCGGAATTCAGTGGTGGTGTTGCTGCCGATATAAAGCAGCAGATAGGATTTGCTCCTTGTTTTGGCAATTCCCAC
This Candidatus Wallbacteria bacterium DNA region includes the following protein-coding sequences:
- a CDS encoding nucleoside phosphorylase → MIPNFKNKIHEKSLFSPQDFLSYSRKRDRLVQPEIPSCAIICFQKSLLNYLIEKYETVQVPCIEENFRILSREGCKIGLTGCFGIGAPSSAAVLEELIALGVKKIVSIGTAGSLQEDLRPGGLVVCERAIRDEGTSYHYLKPARYARASAALVRQLKNTLNQMKVRYQAGASWTIDAPYRETAAEVKKYRDEGILTVEMEASALFAVAEFRGVELAAMFTVSDCLTSENWVPKFHLKTAKKGLETLFEVAANALTE
- the typA gene encoding translational GTPase TypA codes for the protein MPRDAKKIRNIGIIAHVDHGKTTLVDTLFRQCSVKVRKDKPTERIMDSNDLERERGITIFSKCASVNYKDYLVNIVDTPGHSDFGGEVERILNMVDGVLLLVDAVDGPMPQTKFVLRKALKQALNPIVVINKMDRPHARPRFVENAIFDLFVSLGATDEQLDFPIVYASAKDGWATRIVDKVADNVIELLDLIVSYVPPPVISRTGGFSMLISNISYNSYVGQLAHGRVYSGTIHQNAPVYLLKKDNLIQPYKVLKILSYEGLEQVEAMETSAGEIVAIAGAQDLEIGDTLAQAPEISPLPRIRVDEPTISMFFYTNSSPFFGSDGKFVTSRKIRERLQVEVMGNVAICVEDGDSPDSFKVSGRGELQLSILIETMRREGYELEISQPKVILREIDGRTHEPFEELVLDIDNTFLGAVMENLGKRKAEVLTLHNDGVTTRVELKIPARGLFGFHNDYLSLTKGTGLLNQSFYGYEPFRGLFQKNRRGVLVNMEAGRVSTYALTQLKDRGTFFIRPGDRVYEGMIVGEHCRDTDLPVNICKEKHLTNMRSSTSEIVEKLPAPRDFSLEQCMEYIEDDELVEVTPVAIRMRKKTLNHEQRLRLNKKKE
- a CDS encoding S9 family peptidase translates to MNRLRMNLLLLLILFCRIISLSAEAPVPPKAEKVRKIMVNHGDIRIDNYYWLNKKENPKVINYLNAENTYTETMMKDTEQFQKKLYTEMVARIKEDDNSVPQREGDFYYYYRTEKDKQYIIHCRKKGSLEASEEIILDENELAKGHDFCDVSGIKQSPDHKLLAFSINFAGDEKYTIQIKDLSTGQMLPDKIENSEAGLEWAADNATIFYTVKDQSLRPYRLYRHKLGTDAAKDELVFEEPDQAYFVGIAKTRSKSYLLLYIGSNTTTEFRYLRSDDPAGKFKMFQPRKQGVEYYVDQQGDRFLIRTNYKAENFRLMQTSLKATELKYWKDLIPCRKDTLLENIDAFENHLVVYERGHGLQTIKVLDLKKHQEHYVKFPEPVYSYTTSENPEYKTKTLRFNYTSMITPMSVFDYDMDTRGMELKKQTQVNGLKPFLYQTERVFAKAKDGTRIPISLVYRKGIVKDGKNPLLLYGYGSYGISMDPYFSSARLSLLNRGFIYAIAHIRGGQENGRAWYENGKMDHKLNTFNDFIACAEHLINTGYTRKNLLAIQGGSAGGLLMGAVITMRPDLFQAGEVDVPFVDVINTMLDPNIPLTVTEYEEWGNPNKSKDYMYMKSYSPYDNIQAVDYPIMLVTGGLNDPRVGYWEPAKFVCKLRELKTDSNLLILKTNMGAGHMGASGRYDYLKDVAFEYAFFFKALGLRQ
- a CDS encoding DUF4919 domain-containing protein, whose protein sequence is MKYLEMLKQAIAKPEEADYSKLRESYAEWESYCPYSRDEVHGEGLNRALDALDWKTALADVNFLIRENYLDIEAHSAAEIIYRAMGELEKSDFHGKFSRGMIDSILKSGDGSNFSCAYLVIDVREEYVIMKYLGLEPLSQDLVMDESNHQFDVFEVRNLETREKSRLYFNVDRPKCWLDQNYMNL
- a CDS encoding STAS domain-containing protein, translated to MKIDKYLVNDVNVIKIQSQIEYHESEELRNFLSELKNAEGSKVVFNLSGLKYSNSTILGIFFYYSKEIMSQKGMVCFCCLNPFVMSIFKATQLDRVVKIFSTESEALNAMT